Proteins from a genomic interval of Kiritimatiellia bacterium:
- a CDS encoding ATP-binding protein, translating into MNGESRGITVAIASGKGGTGKTTVAVNLAAILAEQAEQVQYLDCDVEEPNGHIFLKPEIERTEDVGIPVPVVDKTKCTGCGQCADACEYNAMVILKTALVFPELCHGCGGCWLVCPAGAIQEQPRTIGVVETGRAGKIGFGQGRLNVGEPMSPALIRAVKRVRATGGTAILDAPPGTSCPVVATVRDADYVVLVTEPTPFGLNDLRLAVQLMREVQRAFGVAINRADIGNDAVRKYCDAERIPVLAEIPEDRKVAEAYSRGDMATGAAPAFRAALSQLAARITSELPRKVSV; encoded by the coding sequence ATGAACGGCGAATCGAGGGGCATCACGGTCGCCATCGCCAGCGGAAAAGGTGGAACCGGCAAGACGACGGTGGCCGTGAACCTTGCGGCAATCCTGGCCGAACAGGCCGAACAGGTCCAGTACCTCGACTGCGACGTGGAGGAGCCGAACGGCCACATCTTTCTGAAACCGGAAATCGAACGCACGGAAGACGTGGGCATCCCGGTGCCGGTGGTTGATAAGACGAAATGCACCGGTTGCGGCCAGTGCGCGGACGCCTGCGAATACAACGCCATGGTGATCCTGAAAACGGCATTGGTCTTTCCCGAACTCTGCCACGGGTGCGGCGGGTGCTGGCTGGTCTGCCCGGCCGGTGCGATCCAGGAGCAGCCCCGAACGATCGGCGTTGTCGAGACCGGCCGCGCTGGGAAGATTGGTTTCGGGCAAGGCCGGCTCAACGTAGGCGAACCGATGTCCCCGGCATTGATCCGCGCCGTGAAGCGGGTGCGAGCCACGGGCGGGACCGCAATTCTCGATGCCCCACCGGGAACCTCCTGCCCGGTGGTGGCAACAGTCCGCGACGCTGACTACGTCGTGCTCGTCACGGAACCGACCCCCTTCGGACTGAATGATCTGCGCCTGGCCGTGCAACTGATGCGCGAGGTGCAGCGCGCCTTCGGCGTGGCGATCAATCGCGCGGACATCGGGAATGACGCCGTTCGCAAATACTGCGACGCAGAGCGCATCCCCGTCTTGGCCGAAATCCCGGAGGACCGGAAGGTGGCCGAGGCTTACTCACGCGGCGACATGGCGACCGGTGCCGCGCCCGCATTCCGTGCCGCCCTTTCGCAACTAGCCGCACGGATCACCAGCGAACTTCCCCGAAAGGTGTCAGTGTGA
- a CDS encoding ATP-binding protein, translated as MKEIVVISGKGGTGKTSVTAALAALARQSVLVDCDVDAADLHLLLQPEIRRRQEFCCGHQAVVRSADCVGCGACQAQCRFDAIRPSEDAMTFRVDTVGCEGCGVCVRVCPVKAIDFPERSAGEWYVSDTRHGPMVHARLNPGGENSGKLVALVREEARKLAEAKGLNLILLDGPPGIGCPVIASITGASQVLVVTEPTLSGLHDLERVLGLTRHFRIPAAVCVNKWDINPAQTELIERRAIEQGAKVAGRIRYDRAVTGAQVQGCSIVESTPNATAADLKVLWEILCSETAN; from the coding sequence GTGAAAGAGATCGTAGTCATCAGCGGCAAAGGGGGCACGGGCAAAACGAGCGTGACCGCTGCGCTTGCCGCGCTGGCGCGACAGTCGGTTCTTGTAGATTGCGACGTGGACGCCGCCGACTTGCACCTTCTTCTTCAACCCGAGATCCGACGCAGGCAGGAGTTCTGTTGCGGGCACCAGGCCGTTGTCCGATCCGCTGACTGCGTCGGCTGCGGCGCCTGCCAGGCCCAGTGCCGGTTCGACGCGATCCGGCCCTCGGAGGACGCGATGACGTTTCGCGTGGATACGGTGGGTTGCGAAGGCTGCGGCGTATGCGTGCGGGTGTGTCCCGTGAAAGCAATCGATTTCCCAGAGCGGTCCGCGGGGGAATGGTATGTGTCCGACACGCGGCACGGCCCGATGGTTCACGCGCGATTGAACCCCGGCGGGGAGAACTCGGGGAAGTTGGTCGCGTTGGTCCGCGAGGAAGCGCGCAAGCTGGCCGAAGCGAAGGGCCTAAATCTCATCTTGCTGGACGGGCCGCCGGGGATCGGTTGTCCCGTGATCGCCTCGATCACTGGCGCCAGCCAGGTTCTGGTCGTAACCGAGCCGACGCTATCGGGATTGCACGATCTGGAACGCGTGCTTGGACTGACGCGCCACTTTCGGATCCCCGCGGCGGTTTGCGTCAACAAGTGGGACATCAATCCGGCGCAAACTGAGCTGATTGAGCGACGGGCTATCGAACAAGGCGCGAAGGTCGCCGGCCGCATCCGCTATGACCGCGCCGTCACGGGTGCCCAGGTCCAGGGCTGTTCAATCGTGGAGTCGACTCCGAACGCGACGGCGGCCGACCTGAAAGTCCTTTGGGAAATCTTATGTTCAGAAACAGCAAACTGA
- a CDS encoding phosphatidylserine decarboxylase: protein MFRNSKLIVGELRKHAPFTAFGTLSGLVIMLILLAVKASPGTSTRLFWFMHPTHVLLSALVTAAMFRLHGGRGIWRTLWIGYAGSVGITTLSDCVIPFLGEWILGMPNRGLHFGFVEKWWLVNPLALSGILLGVWRPHTQVFHSLHVLLSTWASLFHITMTMTSPPSFLTMAAIAVFLFLAVWIPCCTSDIVFPLLFTDSNRRTGSGIRREVTPFLIGTWFLFFILGGLAWWMGFPSNLVAGSAMAAALITSAYFLYFFRDPERTPPTDDDAVVAGADGTIAPVVKVTETQYLKARCARISIFLSLFDVHVNRAPMAGRSTFLGYFPGKRLFTFQAKSSEVNQHNKILIEGRLTRCLVTQIVGPVCRRVVYWPPHDRIVEIALGERIGMMKFGSRLDMYLPTSDVEITAKSGDRVRAGETIVARLRKREDHEGVHRNAD from the coding sequence ATGTTCAGAAACAGCAAACTGATTGTAGGGGAACTGCGCAAGCACGCGCCCTTCACGGCATTCGGCACGTTGTCGGGTCTCGTGATCATGCTGATCCTGCTCGCCGTGAAGGCTTCGCCGGGAACGTCAACTCGCTTGTTCTGGTTCATGCACCCGACTCACGTGCTCCTGAGCGCGTTGGTTACGGCCGCGATGTTCCGTCTGCATGGCGGGCGCGGCATCTGGCGCACGCTGTGGATCGGTTACGCAGGGTCCGTCGGCATCACGACCTTGAGCGACTGCGTGATCCCGTTCCTGGGGGAGTGGATCCTCGGGATGCCCAACCGGGGTCTGCACTTCGGGTTTGTCGAAAAGTGGTGGCTGGTCAATCCCCTTGCCCTATCGGGCATTCTGCTCGGCGTTTGGCGTCCGCATACCCAGGTGTTCCACAGTCTGCACGTGCTGCTCAGCACGTGGGCGTCGCTATTTCACATCACCATGACGATGACCAGCCCCCCGTCCTTCTTGACCATGGCGGCGATCGCCGTCTTCCTGTTCCTGGCGGTCTGGATCCCGTGCTGCACCAGCGACATCGTTTTTCCCTTGCTGTTCACGGATTCGAATCGCCGAACGGGTTCAGGCATTCGGCGTGAGGTAACGCCTTTCCTGATCGGCACATGGTTCCTTTTCTTCATCCTGGGCGGTCTGGCGTGGTGGATGGGCTTCCCGTCAAACCTTGTCGCCGGGTCGGCGATGGCGGCGGCCCTGATAACCAGCGCGTACTTCCTTTACTTCTTCCGCGATCCCGAACGCACGCCGCCGACGGATGACGACGCGGTCGTGGCTGGGGCCGACGGCACCATTGCCCCGGTTGTGAAGGTGACGGAAACCCAGTACCTCAAGGCGCGATGCGCCCGCATCAGTATCTTCCTAAGCCTCTTCGACGTGCATGTGAACCGGGCGCCAATGGCCGGCCGCTCCACATTCCTCGGCTATTTTCCCGGCAAGCGACTGTTCACGTTCCAGGCGAAATCCTCCGAGGTCAACCAGCACAACAAGATCCTGATTGAAGGCCGGCTGACACGATGCCTCGTGACCCAGATCGTGGGCCCCGTCTGCCGCCGCGTGGTCTACTGGCCGCCACATGACAGGATCGTCGAGATCGCGCTGGGCGAACGCATTGGAATGATGAAATTCGGCTCGCGCTTGGACATGTATCTTCCGACCTCCGATGTCGAGATAACAGCGAAGTCCGGAGATCGGGTTCGCGCAGGAGAAACGATTGTAGCCCGGCTGCGAAAGCGCGAAGACCATGAAGGAGTTCATCGAAATGCAGACTGA